A window of the Arenibacter algicola genome harbors these coding sequences:
- a CDS encoding choice-of-anchor I family protein — MKKSLLTLFVGGMLFTSCIKDHIGHGGGNDDVDVSTLTFAKIAGFSNGAGEEGFAEISTFDPKTNKLFIVNPVQSEVSVWDISTPSSSVKLTSITLSGTPNSVAVHDGLLAVAVENANKQMNGTVQTYHTETQALVNTYNVGALPDMVAFSPDGKYIISANEGEPNADYSVDPEGSISVVDVQKNEVNTMFFTAFNAASIGGDFRVFGPSASIAQDVEPEYVAVSDDSKFAYVTLQENNGIAVVDLKNKAITNVFGLGVKDYSFEENKMDASNKDGIVGNFQNWPVLGFYMPDAITFAELDGMDYIITANEGDSRDYDGYSEEERVGDIILDPTAFPNAADLQMEENLGRLKITTANGDTDGDGDFDKIYAYGGRSFTIWSTSGALVYDSADEIGRKTLELKPAYFNADEGKADGRSDDKGAEPESVTTLKVGNSTLLFVGLERTGGVLVYDITNPNSPEYLNWLFDASDIAPEGLLAVSKEDSPTGNALVVVTNEVSNTIAFYEIK, encoded by the coding sequence ATGAAAAAATCACTTTTAACCCTTTTCGTAGGTGGAATGCTGTTCACCTCTTGTATTAAAGATCATATCGGCCATGGTGGCGGTAATGACGATGTAGATGTATCAACCCTGACTTTTGCCAAAATTGCTGGGTTTTCCAACGGTGCCGGAGAGGAAGGTTTTGCTGAAATCAGTACCTTTGATCCCAAGACCAATAAATTATTTATCGTAAACCCTGTGCAGTCCGAAGTATCCGTTTGGGATATTTCAACTCCTTCGTCCTCGGTTAAATTAACTTCAATTACATTATCCGGAACTCCAAACAGTGTTGCTGTTCACGACGGACTTTTGGCCGTGGCTGTCGAAAATGCCAATAAGCAGATGAATGGTACCGTACAGACTTACCATACTGAAACCCAAGCCTTGGTAAACACATATAATGTAGGGGCATTGCCGGACATGGTTGCTTTTAGTCCTGATGGGAAATATATTATATCTGCCAATGAAGGGGAACCGAATGCTGATTATTCTGTTGATCCGGAGGGGTCTATTTCTGTGGTGGACGTTCAAAAGAATGAAGTTAACACTATGTTTTTCACTGCTTTTAATGCAGCTTCAATTGGTGGCGACTTTAGGGTATTTGGTCCTTCGGCCAGTATTGCCCAGGATGTGGAGCCAGAATATGTGGCGGTTTCGGACGATAGTAAGTTCGCTTATGTTACGCTTCAGGAAAATAATGGTATTGCGGTAGTGGATTTAAAAAATAAGGCCATAACCAATGTTTTTGGTCTAGGGGTAAAGGATTATTCTTTTGAGGAAAATAAGATGGACGCCAGTAATAAGGATGGCATAGTAGGGAATTTTCAGAATTGGCCGGTACTTGGTTTTTATATGCCGGATGCCATTACTTTTGCCGAGCTGGATGGTATGGATTATATTATTACTGCCAATGAAGGGGATTCCAGGGATTATGATGGATATTCCGAAGAGGAAAGGGTAGGGGATATTATCTTGGACCCAACAGCTTTCCCCAATGCCGCCGATCTGCAAATGGAGGAAAATTTGGGAAGGTTAAAAATTACTACCGCCAATGGAGATACCGACGGTGATGGTGACTTTGATAAAATTTATGCCTACGGTGGCAGATCGTTTACTATCTGGTCTACTTCAGGAGCTTTGGTGTATGATAGTGCGGATGAAATTGGAAGAAAGACTTTGGAGCTTAAACCGGCTTATTTTAATGCCGACGAGGGCAAAGCCGATGGAAGAAGTGATGATAAAGGTGCCGAGCCAGAATCTGTAACTACTTTAAAGGTGGGTAATTCTACCTTGTTGTTTGTTGGTTTGGAGCGCACTGGCGGAGTTTTGGTATATGATATCACCAACCCCAACAGTCCGGAATATTTGAATTGGCTTTTTGATGCCTCAGATATTGCTCCGGAAGGTTTGTTGGCCGTTTCCAAGGAAGATAGTCCTACCGGAAATGCCTTGGTGGTAGTGACTAATGAGGTCTCCAATACTATAGCGTTCTATGAAATAAAATAG
- a CDS encoding GIY-YIG nuclease family protein, which produces MKLYYVYILLCSDGLTYTGITNDLARRLQEHQMGLNRTCFTFKRRPLKLIFEQEFNDVIQAIYFEKKLKKWSSKKKLALAKGQFNLLQILAECRNATHSDYKPENGN; this is translated from the coding sequence ATGAAACTATATTATGTATACATATTACTGTGTTCTGACGGATTAACCTATACAGGCATAACAAATGATTTGGCAAGAAGGTTACAGGAACACCAAATGGGATTAAATAGAACTTGTTTCACCTTTAAAAGGAGACCGCTCAAATTAATCTTTGAACAAGAATTCAATGACGTTATACAAGCCATATATTTTGAAAAAAAGTTGAAAAAATGGAGTAGTAAAAAGAAATTGGCATTGGCCAAAGGCCAATTCAATCTTCTACAAATTTTAGCAGAATGCCGAAACGCTACACATTCCGATTATAAACCAGAAAATGGAAATTAA
- a CDS encoding IS110 family RNA-guided transposase: MKKIRTHAAGIDIGAKKVYVSIEDLPVKSFDTFTQDLEALGVYLVAHGIETVAMEATGVYWVILYDILVSQGLDVWLVDGAGTKQVPGRKTDVKDCQWIQQLHSYGLLNKCFVPDIRIQELRAYQRLREDHIRSGAMHIGHMQKALILMNIRLKEVISQIHGTSGMRIVRAILSGERNAEKLALLCDQRILKTKKEWVIRSLKGHYSEAALFELGQAVACYDFYGEQIAMCDIKLEEVLKKMDLDGTPKPRSKGTRKAIRHNRPDIENMGGHLLGIFEGKDATVLPGITDYNWMQLLSEVGTDLGKWKSEKHFTSWLGLAPKQHNSGKMKRNYKPKGAPRAGLIFKQAAVGLLNSKHIALGAFGRKIRAKKGGLVAIKAVARKLAELYWKLFVKGLEYVENGIQKYQEKMLLNKQRAVTRMAQELGLGITPLKMQSAD; this comes from the coding sequence ATGAAAAAGATCAGAACCCATGCCGCAGGTATCGACATTGGGGCAAAAAAAGTGTATGTGAGTATCGAGGACCTGCCTGTAAAAAGCTTCGATACCTTTACCCAGGACCTGGAGGCTCTGGGCGTTTATCTGGTGGCCCATGGCATAGAAACTGTGGCCATGGAGGCTACGGGCGTCTATTGGGTCATTTTGTACGATATACTGGTGTCCCAAGGTCTGGATGTTTGGCTGGTCGATGGAGCGGGCACCAAACAGGTTCCCGGCAGAAAGACCGACGTAAAGGATTGCCAATGGATACAGCAATTACATAGTTATGGGCTGCTGAACAAATGTTTCGTGCCCGATATCCGGATACAGGAACTGCGCGCCTATCAACGCCTTCGCGAGGACCACATCCGTAGTGGTGCGATGCACATCGGCCATATGCAAAAGGCATTGATACTGATGAATATCCGGCTGAAGGAAGTAATAAGCCAGATCCACGGGACAAGTGGGATGCGGATTGTCCGCGCTATCCTATCAGGCGAAAGGAATGCCGAAAAACTGGCATTGCTATGTGATCAAAGGATACTTAAAACAAAAAAGGAATGGGTGATAAGATCATTAAAGGGGCATTATTCGGAAGCCGCATTGTTCGAACTGGGCCAAGCCGTGGCCTGTTATGATTTCTATGGGGAACAAATTGCCATGTGCGACATAAAGCTGGAAGAGGTGTTGAAGAAGATGGACCTGGACGGTACACCAAAGCCAAGGTCCAAGGGAACAAGAAAAGCAATCCGTCACAATAGACCGGATATAGAGAATATGGGAGGACACTTGTTGGGGATCTTTGAGGGAAAGGATGCTACCGTCCTGCCCGGAATTACGGATTATAACTGGATGCAACTGCTGTCGGAGGTGGGCACCGATCTTGGGAAATGGAAATCGGAAAAACATTTCACCTCTTGGTTGGGACTTGCCCCAAAACAACACAATTCGGGAAAAATGAAACGCAATTACAAACCCAAGGGAGCCCCAAGGGCAGGTCTGATCTTCAAACAGGCAGCAGTAGGCCTGCTCAACAGCAAGCACATTGCATTGGGCGCTTTCGGCAGAAAGATACGGGCCAAAAAGGGAGGATTGGTGGCCATAAAGGCAGTGGCCAGGAAATTGGCCGAACTGTACTGGAAATTGTTTGTAAAGGGACTGGAGTATGTGGAGAACGGTATCCAAAAATACCAAGAGAAAATGCTCTTGAACAAACAAAGGGCGGTAACAAGAATGGCACAAGAACTAGGGTTGGGGATAACTCCATTGAAAATGCAAAGTGCTGATTAA
- the era gene encoding GTPase Era encodes MSHKAGFVNIIGNPNVGKSTLMNAFVGEKLSIITSKAQTTRHRILGIVNGDDFQVVLSDTPGIIKPAYELQSSMMDFVKSAFEDADVLLYMVEIGEKALKDERFFEKIKNSTIPVLLLLNKIDVSEQGILEEQVQYWQEQLPTAEIHPISALQNFNVKEVFLRILELLPEAPPYYPKDQLTDKPERFFVNETIREKILQFYKKEIPYSVEIDTEEFFEDDDIIRMRSVIMVERDSQKGIIIGHKGAALKRVGVEARKDLEKFFDKQVHLELYVKVNKNWRSDPNQLKRFGYNQG; translated from the coding sequence ATGTCGCATAAAGCTGGTTTTGTAAATATTATAGGAAATCCCAATGTGGGGAAATCCACACTCATGAATGCCTTTGTAGGGGAGAAATTATCCATTATTACCTCTAAGGCACAAACTACCCGGCACCGTATTTTGGGAATCGTCAACGGGGACGATTTTCAAGTGGTACTTTCCGATACCCCAGGGATCATTAAACCCGCCTATGAATTGCAGTCGTCTATGATGGACTTTGTAAAGTCGGCCTTTGAAGATGCCGATGTGCTGCTATATATGGTGGAAATTGGGGAGAAGGCCCTGAAGGACGAACGCTTTTTCGAAAAAATTAAAAATAGTACCATTCCCGTTTTGCTTCTGTTGAACAAAATTGATGTTTCTGAACAAGGTATTCTAGAGGAACAGGTACAATATTGGCAGGAACAATTACCTACAGCTGAAATACATCCCATATCCGCCCTTCAGAATTTTAATGTGAAGGAAGTCTTTTTACGGATTTTGGAATTATTGCCGGAAGCCCCGCCCTATTATCCCAAGGATCAATTAACGGATAAGCCGGAACGCTTTTTTGTAAACGAAACCATAAGGGAGAAAATCCTTCAATTTTATAAAAAGGAAATTCCATACTCTGTGGAGATAGATACCGAGGAATTTTTTGAGGATGACGACATTATCCGCATGCGATCTGTTATCATGGTGGAGCGCGATTCCCAAAAGGGGATTATAATTGGCCACAAAGGAGCTGCATTAAAAAGGGTAGGGGTGGAAGCCCGTAAGGACTTGGAAAAATTCTTCGACAAACAGGTGCATTTGGAACTCTATGTTAAGGTAAACAAGAATTGGAGAAGTGATCCCAATCAGTTGAAGCGCTTCGGCTATAATCAGGGGTAG
- a CDS encoding Na+/H+ antiporter NhaC family protein → MDNYGFLSILPPVIAIILALRTKQVYIALLFGIWFSWIIINDFNFLTGSLAAIEGLVDVFKSPGNTRTIMFSALVGALLLFIQYSKGVEGFINELNKVIAYFEKKQSGYSRVVVQLMAMITGIVLFVETSISSLTVGTLYRPVFDKLKIPREKLAYIADSSSAPSSILIPFNAWGAFIMGLLLTQGIENPFSTMLSSIAYNFYPILAIAIVFVVIVTKKDIGSMAKAEKRTRETGKLLSDTAQPMLSSEVTSYGAKEGIKAKAYNMIVPLATMVFMMPINLAYTGWDAVEDSGSFTDHLFKAIGQGSGSSSVLYAVLTAILVAMVMYRSQKIMKTKEMIDLVLKGISELMPLALLMLLAFAIGDACNALGTGQFVANWSKDWLSPAFLPAVIFVISSFIAFSTGTSWGTFAIMMAIAIPMAEIHGAPLALVVAATLGGGVFGDHCSPISDTSIISSMASASDHIDHVNTQLPYALIGGLITVTLYVILGQFMI, encoded by the coding sequence ATGGATAACTATGGTTTTCTCTCAATCTTACCTCCAGTCATTGCTATTATTCTGGCACTCAGAACAAAACAAGTTTATATAGCCCTGCTTTTTGGAATTTGGTTTTCCTGGATCATCATCAACGACTTTAATTTTCTCACCGGTTCCCTTGCCGCCATTGAAGGATTGGTGGATGTTTTTAAATCTCCCGGCAATACCAGGACTATCATGTTCAGCGCCCTGGTAGGGGCCTTGTTGTTGTTTATACAATATTCTAAAGGGGTGGAGGGTTTTATAAACGAGCTGAATAAGGTAATAGCCTATTTCGAAAAAAAACAAAGTGGCTACAGTAGGGTAGTAGTACAGCTCATGGCCATGATTACCGGCATTGTGTTGTTCGTGGAGACCAGTATCAGTTCCTTAACGGTAGGAACGCTCTACCGCCCAGTTTTTGATAAACTAAAGATTCCAAGGGAAAAATTGGCCTATATAGCCGACTCCAGTTCGGCCCCGTCCTCCATATTGATTCCCTTTAATGCATGGGGGGCTTTTATCATGGGGTTATTGCTTACCCAGGGCATCGAAAACCCTTTCAGCACCATGCTTTCTTCCATAGCCTATAATTTTTACCCCATCCTGGCCATAGCCATTGTTTTTGTGGTTATAGTTACCAAAAAAGATATTGGATCAATGGCGAAAGCGGAAAAACGGACCAGGGAAACGGGGAAATTGCTTAGCGACACCGCTCAACCTATGTTGTCCAGTGAGGTAACCTCTTATGGGGCCAAAGAAGGTATCAAGGCCAAGGCTTATAATATGATAGTGCCCCTGGCGACCATGGTATTCATGATGCCGATTAATTTGGCTTATACGGGTTGGGATGCCGTGGAGGACTCGGGCTCTTTTACGGACCATCTTTTTAAGGCCATCGGCCAAGGTTCCGGTTCCTCCTCTGTACTGTACGCCGTACTCACGGCTATTTTAGTAGCTATGGTGATGTACAGGTCCCAAAAAATCATGAAGACCAAAGAAATGATAGATCTAGTGCTGAAAGGAATTAGTGAATTGATGCCCCTCGCCTTGTTGATGCTATTGGCCTTTGCCATTGGGGACGCCTGTAATGCCTTGGGAACAGGACAGTTCGTGGCCAATTGGTCCAAAGACTGGTTGTCGCCGGCCTTTTTGCCTGCCGTAATTTTTGTGATCAGCTCCTTTATTGCTTTTTCCACAGGGACTTCTTGGGGGACTTTTGCCATAATGATGGCGATTGCCATACCTATGGCCGAGATTCATGGGGCACCTCTGGCTTTGGTGGTGGCGGCGACGTTGGGGGGCGGAGTCTTTGGGGATCACTGTTCTCCCATTTCCGATACTTCCATTATTTCCTCCATGGCTTCTGCCAGTGACCATATAGATCATGTTAATACCCAATTGCCCTATGCCTTGATCGGTGGCCTGATCACCGTAACTCTTTACGTAATTTTAGGGCAATTTATGATATAG